In the genome of Nocardioides seonyuensis, one region contains:
- a CDS encoding calcium-binding protein has protein sequence MNLGVTLLSAAIALACGVGTAHAAPLTTAQGVATLASGATFHLEGSTLVYTASPGVNNYPFVAGDAGSLLISDPAETMVPGAGCVLTDPPYADQVLCPMPAALRLELGDGEDRDLLDQTLPSLTITVVGGSGNDALSANNDVDNVVTLDGGDGDDVLNGMRFADTLLGGAGKDALHGNGGDDALHGGDGDDHLEPDTYPDVVGNDLVDGGPGFDSVQDWASMTTDPAFAISVTVDGLANDGRPSGERDNVIAVERFDAIAPGHYGLGDTNDSIDLPNYGTSVVLGNAGADTITGNDGTETIDGGAGDDTLEGGYGHDTITGGPGRDTIFADETSQRCSYLTDCVVVPFGNDLILARDGEADVIDCGVGDDRAVVDPVDTATNCEEVDSNSAPTPGTPTPGTSAPGTSAPGTSAPGQGCVVPKRLKGLTLRKARKKLQRAHCTTTKVRKVASRKIRKGRVVSAEQKGAVVIVRVSRGRR, from the coding sequence ATGAACCTCGGAGTGACCCTGCTGAGTGCTGCGATCGCCCTCGCATGCGGCGTCGGAACGGCGCATGCCGCCCCGCTCACCACAGCACAGGGCGTGGCCACGCTGGCATCCGGCGCGACCTTCCACCTCGAGGGCTCCACGCTCGTCTACACCGCGTCGCCCGGCGTCAACAACTACCCGTTCGTGGCGGGTGACGCCGGCTCACTGCTGATCTCGGACCCGGCGGAGACGATGGTGCCGGGTGCCGGTTGTGTGCTGACCGACCCGCCGTACGCCGACCAGGTGCTGTGCCCGATGCCGGCCGCGCTCCGGCTGGAGCTCGGTGACGGCGAGGACCGGGACCTCCTCGACCAGACGTTGCCGTCGCTGACGATCACCGTCGTCGGGGGCAGCGGCAACGACGCGCTCTCCGCCAACAACGACGTCGACAACGTGGTCACGCTCGACGGTGGCGACGGTGATGACGTGCTGAACGGCATGAGGTTCGCCGACACCCTGCTGGGCGGTGCGGGCAAGGACGCACTCCACGGCAACGGCGGCGACGACGCACTCCACGGCGGTGACGGCGACGACCACCTCGAGCCCGACACCTACCCTGACGTCGTCGGCAACGACCTCGTCGACGGTGGGCCGGGCTTCGACTCCGTGCAGGACTGGGCCTCCATGACGACCGACCCCGCGTTCGCCATCTCCGTCACCGTGGACGGCCTCGCAAACGACGGGCGTCCCTCCGGGGAGCGCGACAACGTCATCGCTGTCGAGCGGTTCGACGCCATCGCGCCGGGTCACTACGGGCTGGGCGACACCAACGACAGCATCGACCTTCCCAACTACGGCACCTCGGTCGTGCTGGGCAACGCCGGGGCCGACACCATCACGGGCAACGACGGAACCGAGACGATCGACGGTGGCGCCGGCGATGACACCCTCGAGGGCGGCTACGGCCACGACACCATCACGGGCGGGCCTGGCCGCGACACCATCTTCGCGGACGAGACGTCCCAGCGGTGCTCCTACCTGACGGACTGCGTCGTCGTCCCGTTCGGCAACGACCTCATCCTTGCCCGTGACGGCGAGGCAGACGTGATCGACTGCGGCGTCGGCGACGACCGCGCGGTCGTCGACCCGGTCGACACGGCCACCAACTGCGAGGAAGTGGACAGCAACAGCGCCCCGACGCCCGGTACGCCCACGCCGGGCACGTCGGCGCCGGGTACTTCGGCGCCCGGGACCTCGGCACCCGGCCAGGGCTGTGTGGTCCCCAAGCGGCTCAAGGGGCTCACCCTGCGCAAGGCGAGGAAGAAGCTCCAGCGCGCGCACTGCACGACGACCAAGGTGCGCAAGGTGGCGAGCAGGAAGATCCGCAAGGGCCGGGTGGTGAGCGCTGAGCAGAAGGGAGCGGTCGTCATCGTGCGGGTCTCGCGCGGACGCCGCTGA
- a CDS encoding MscL family protein has translation MSGFKNFVLRGNLIEIATGLIVALAFAEVVTTFTEWLTGLMPESADDIFANDPQSFGAFLNAVIAFLIMAAVVYFFVIVPYTKAKEKFFPSDEEGTPEDIVLLTDIRDALRSRGGAV, from the coding sequence GTGAGCGGCTTCAAGAACTTCGTCCTGCGGGGCAACCTGATCGAGATCGCGACCGGCCTGATCGTCGCCCTGGCCTTCGCCGAGGTCGTCACCACGTTCACCGAGTGGCTCACCGGCCTGATGCCCGAGTCCGCCGACGACATCTTCGCGAACGACCCCCAGAGCTTCGGGGCGTTCCTCAACGCGGTGATCGCGTTCCTGATCATGGCCGCGGTCGTCTACTTCTTCGTGATCGTGCCCTACACCAAGGCCAAGGAGAAGTTCTTCCCCTCCGACGAGGAGGGCACCCCCGAGGACATCGTCCTCCTCACCGACATCCGCGACGCCCTGCGCAGCCGCGGCGGCGCCGTCTGA
- a CDS encoding LCP family protein has product MSEESRPPATGSATPGTTPGARRAEVGRKHTIGRVIVASLLVLGLVTGLGMVYLYRHLSGNITGVSLGALGEDRPEKVYRGNGEPLNVLVMGSDSRDCEGCGVDAEGGGGSDTTILVHISADRERAYAVSIPRDSIIDRPACGDDDEIPAETEVKWNAAYNAGGPVCTMEQVEATTDIYVDHFVVVDFNGFGDMVDAVGGVPVCVPEDIDDPKHEIFVPAGDPSVLTGDEALDYVRARYVGELVQQNDISRIRRQQAFIAALVRKVKSAGTLARLDKVVPFLDAATSSLTTDDELDSVTRIGKLAMQLQSIGLDNVKFVTLPTEYYPRESDHWGSVYWTPEAEQIWKLLNEDKPLPPKLLSNAISAEPPETSNESETPSPTETPSPTETPSPSETATPEPPAQTETPEPEPVPGVCA; this is encoded by the coding sequence GTGTCAGAAGAGTCGCGTCCACCCGCGACCGGCTCTGCCACCCCTGGAACCACCCCCGGCGCACGCAGGGCCGAGGTTGGCCGCAAGCACACCATCGGCCGCGTCATCGTGGCGTCGCTGCTGGTGCTCGGTCTGGTCACCGGCCTCGGCATGGTCTACCTCTACCGCCACCTCAGCGGCAACATCACCGGCGTCTCGCTCGGGGCGTTGGGCGAGGACCGGCCCGAGAAGGTCTACCGAGGCAACGGCGAGCCGCTCAACGTCCTGGTGATGGGCTCGGACTCCCGCGACTGCGAGGGGTGCGGCGTCGACGCCGAGGGGGGCGGCGGGTCCGACACCACGATCCTCGTCCACATCTCCGCCGACCGTGAGCGTGCCTACGCCGTCTCGATCCCGCGTGACTCGATCATCGACCGCCCGGCCTGCGGTGATGACGACGAGATACCGGCGGAGACCGAGGTCAAGTGGAACGCCGCCTACAACGCGGGCGGCCCGGTCTGCACCATGGAGCAGGTCGAGGCGACCACCGACATCTACGTCGACCACTTCGTGGTCGTCGACTTCAATGGGTTCGGAGACATGGTCGACGCCGTGGGCGGCGTGCCCGTCTGTGTCCCCGAGGACATCGACGACCCCAAGCACGAGATCTTCGTCCCGGCCGGCGACCCGTCCGTGCTCACCGGTGACGAGGCCCTCGACTACGTCCGCGCTCGCTACGTCGGCGAGCTGGTCCAGCAGAACGACATCAGCCGCATCCGCCGCCAGCAGGCGTTCATCGCCGCGCTGGTGCGCAAGGTGAAGTCCGCCGGCACCCTCGCGCGGCTCGACAAGGTGGTGCCGTTCCTCGACGCCGCGACCTCGTCGCTCACCACCGACGACGAGCTCGACTCCGTCACCCGCATCGGCAAGCTCGCCATGCAGCTGCAGAGCATCGGCCTCGACAACGTGAAGTTCGTGACGCTGCCGACGGAGTACTACCCCCGCGAGTCCGACCACTGGGGCAGTGTCTACTGGACCCCCGAGGCCGAGCAGATCTGGAAGCTCCTCAACGAGGACAAGCCCCTGCCGCCCAAGCTGCTGTCCAACGCGATCAGCGCCGAGCCGCCCGAGACCTCCAACGAGAGCGAGACCCCCTCGCCGACGGAGACGCCCTCGCCGACCGAGACCCCGTCGCCGTCCGAGACTGCCACCCCTGAGCCTCCTGCCCAGACCGAGACGCCGGAGCCGGAGCCCGTCCCGGGAGTCTGCGCGTGA
- a CDS encoding beta-propeller domain-containing protein, with translation MTLRTVLTTALATTGLVAAVGAGYALGHADDAEGPPAETPPIRLANADLTPAESCEDLLASFVERGVEQVGPYGWDQGGMTVFDDVGAAGAERSVGVPLSAGVSTSRSTSNESGTNVQEAGVDEPDVVKVAGPLLVRLQDSTLRLYDVSGDAPAELASLPLSGRSRASAQPAELLLVDERVVVLQGSDDGRETVVTTVDLTDPTSPEVVDTTTIRGVLDAARLHGDVVRLVLRAGLPELDFRHPGDELGAGGAERFNEQLVRETELADWLPTIDGEPVVGCEDVAIPTDDDATLGSTVVVAVDPASPNERTVTAVATEATTSYFSADRFYLAAGPSWGAIRDCWGPCPLPWNDDPDGTTGLYAFALDGAETTYVASGEVEGSVADRWSMDVVDGSLRVALGPTSETGNFNSVVTLREEGSELLEEGRVDKLGVDEEIKSVRWFDDLAIVVTFRQVDPLYAVDLSDPADPRLLGELKIPGFSEYLHPLGERRLIGVGQDASLSGELRGAQAALFDVTDLTDPRQLDVVRYAKHTQAGAATDPRQFTWLPERRTVLTVVADGWTGRTGWVSVLRLDGGRMTNEMVEVEYGSDVAQVRLVPLASGKVVLVTGEDVAFFDVP, from the coding sequence ATGACCCTGCGCACAGTCCTCACCACAGCCCTCGCCACCACGGGACTGGTCGCGGCCGTAGGTGCCGGCTACGCCCTCGGTCACGCTGACGATGCCGAGGGCCCGCCCGCGGAGACGCCCCCGATCAGGCTGGCCAACGCCGACCTCACCCCGGCCGAGTCGTGCGAGGACCTGCTCGCCTCCTTCGTCGAGCGGGGTGTGGAGCAGGTCGGCCCCTACGGCTGGGACCAGGGCGGCATGACGGTCTTCGACGACGTCGGGGCGGCCGGCGCGGAGCGGTCGGTGGGTGTGCCGCTCTCTGCCGGTGTCTCCACGAGCCGGTCCACGAGCAACGAGTCGGGCACCAACGTCCAGGAGGCCGGCGTCGACGAGCCCGACGTGGTCAAGGTCGCGGGCCCACTCCTCGTGCGCCTCCAGGACTCGACCCTCCGGTTGTACGACGTCTCGGGCGACGCACCCGCCGAGCTGGCGTCCCTCCCCCTGTCCGGTCGCAGCCGGGCATCGGCGCAGCCGGCCGAGCTGCTGCTCGTCGACGAGCGCGTCGTGGTGCTGCAGGGCAGTGACGACGGTCGCGAGACCGTGGTCACCACGGTCGACCTCACCGACCCCACCTCGCCCGAGGTCGTCGACACCACGACGATCCGCGGAGTGCTGGACGCCGCCCGCCTGCACGGTGACGTCGTACGCCTCGTGCTCCGCGCGGGCCTGCCGGAGCTCGACTTCCGTCACCCGGGCGACGAGCTCGGGGCGGGCGGTGCCGAGCGGTTCAACGAGCAGCTGGTCCGGGAGACCGAGCTCGCCGACTGGCTCCCCACCATCGACGGCGAGCCGGTCGTCGGCTGCGAGGACGTCGCGATCCCCACCGACGACGACGCCACCCTCGGATCGACCGTAGTGGTAGCGGTCGACCCGGCCTCCCCCAACGAGCGCACGGTCACGGCGGTCGCGACCGAGGCCACGACGTCGTACTTCTCCGCCGACCGGTTCTACCTTGCCGCCGGCCCGTCGTGGGGGGCCATCCGCGACTGCTGGGGCCCCTGCCCCCTCCCCTGGAACGACGACCCCGACGGCACCACCGGCCTCTACGCGTTCGCGCTCGACGGCGCGGAGACGACGTACGTCGCGTCCGGCGAGGTGGAGGGCTCCGTCGCCGACCGCTGGTCGATGGACGTCGTGGACGGCTCGCTGCGCGTCGCACTCGGTCCCACCTCCGAGACGGGCAACTTCAACTCCGTCGTCACGCTGCGCGAGGAGGGCTCCGAGCTCCTCGAGGAGGGCCGCGTCGACAAGCTCGGGGTGGACGAGGAGATCAAGTCGGTGCGCTGGTTCGACGACCTCGCGATCGTGGTGACCTTCCGGCAGGTCGACCCGCTCTACGCCGTCGACCTCTCCGACCCTGCCGACCCGCGGCTCCTCGGCGAGCTGAAGATCCCCGGCTTCTCCGAGTACCTCCACCCGCTCGGCGAGCGCAGGCTCATCGGGGTCGGCCAGGACGCCTCCCTCTCCGGCGAGCTCCGCGGCGCCCAGGCCGCCCTCTTCGACGTCACCGACCTCACCGACCCGCGCCAGCTCGACGTGGTGCGCTACGCCAAGCACACGCAGGCCGGCGCGGCGACAGATCCGCGGCAGTTCACCTGGCTGCCGGAGCGTCGTACCGTCCTCACCGTCGTCGCCGACGGCTGGACCGGGCGCACCGGCTGGGTCTCCGTCCTCCGGCTGGACGGCGGCCGGATGACCAACGAGATGGTCGAGGTGGAGTACGGCAGCGACGTGGCGCAGGTCCGCCTGGTGCCGCTCGCCTCCGGGAAGGTCGTGCTCGTCACGGGTGAGGACGTCGCCTTCTTCGACGTACCCTGA
- a CDS encoding SAF domain-containing protein, translating to MHSPGGPTSVLRRRLRGLRRRVLRRRRLIAAGLAGAAVLAAMRVASPPTPASVEVPVATRDLPAGVRLADGDVSMRALPAGAAPDRLASDAVGRVLASPVTRGEPLTSVRLVGRSLAEAHPDDAVLPVRLPDAGMAALLRPGDVVDLLATDPGTGAAQVVTTGATVLAVPEGLPEGPAGGHGGGALVVMAVAAHDSLDVTSAALSQFLTVGY from the coding sequence ATGCACTCGCCCGGGGGTCCCACGTCCGTCCTGCGACGCCGCCTGCGCGGCCTGCGCCGCCGGGTCCTGCGACGCCGCCGCCTGATCGCGGCCGGCCTGGCCGGCGCCGCTGTGCTGGCCGCGATGCGGGTCGCCTCGCCTCCCACACCCGCCTCGGTGGAGGTCCCCGTCGCGACGCGTGACCTCCCGGCAGGCGTGCGGCTGGCGGACGGCGACGTCAGCATGCGCGCCCTGCCCGCTGGAGCGGCGCCCGACCGGCTGGCCTCCGACGCGGTCGGGCGGGTGCTGGCATCCCCGGTCACCCGGGGCGAGCCACTGACCTCGGTGCGTCTCGTCGGACGCTCGCTGGCCGAGGCCCACCCGGATGACGCCGTGCTGCCCGTGCGGCTCCCCGACGCCGGGATGGCGGCGCTGCTGCGACCCGGCGACGTGGTCGACCTCCTCGCGACCGACCCGGGCACCGGTGCCGCCCAGGTCGTGACCACCGGCGCGACGGTGCTCGCCGTCCCCGAGGGGCTGCCCGAGGGTCCGGCCGGTGGACACGGCGGCGGCGCCCTCGTCGTGATGGCCGTGGCGGCCCACGACTCGCTCGACGTCACGAGCGCGGCGCTGTCGCAGTTCCTCACGGTGGGCTACTGA
- a CDS encoding FmdB family zinc ribbon protein: protein MPTYQYACTECGHAFEQFQSFSDDALTHCPECDGRLRKVFNAVGVVFKGSGFYRTDSRSGSSSSDTATKSSSSGEGKSSSSSTPSTPSTSTTNSSGSSSD from the coding sequence ATGCCCACGTACCAGTACGCCTGCACCGAGTGCGGTCACGCCTTCGAACAGTTCCAGAGCTTCAGCGACGACGCGCTCACCCACTGCCCCGAGTGCGACGGACGGCTGCGCAAGGTCTTCAACGCCGTCGGCGTGGTGTTCAAGGGCTCGGGCTTCTACCGCACCGACAGCCGCTCCGGCTCGAGCTCCTCGGACACCGCGACCAAGTCCTCCTCCAGCGGCGAGGGCAAGTCCTCCAGCAGCAGCACGCCCTCCACGCCGTCGACGTCGACGACGAACTCCTCGGGCTCCTCCTCCGACTGA
- a CDS encoding NAD-dependent protein deacetylase, which yields MSTTAVPPATEVCDFLAGRALVVLTGAGLSTDSGIPDYRGPGSPARTPMTYQEFVSGPAAQQRYWARSHLGWSRMRRAEPNTGHRALAALDPDLLITQNVDGLHEAAGTRRLVALHGRIADVVCLGCRRTTPRAALQERLEVLNPGWLDAHDAVASRPDGDVELEDTAGFVVPACAECGGVLKPDVVFFGENVPAPRVERCYAAVEALGADGALLVVGSSLTVMSGLRFVKRAARQGTPVVIVNRGTTRGDELASHRLEAGCSEFLAGLADIRVDLAG from the coding sequence GTGAGCACCACCGCGGTCCCGCCCGCCACGGAGGTCTGCGACTTCCTCGCCGGGCGCGCGCTGGTCGTGCTGACGGGTGCGGGCCTGTCCACGGACTCCGGCATCCCGGACTACCGCGGCCCCGGCTCGCCGGCGCGCACGCCGATGACCTACCAGGAGTTCGTCTCCGGGCCGGCGGCGCAGCAGCGCTACTGGGCTCGTAGCCACCTCGGCTGGTCGCGGATGCGACGGGCCGAGCCCAATACCGGGCACCGCGCCCTGGCCGCGCTCGACCCCGACCTCCTCATCACCCAGAACGTCGACGGCCTCCACGAGGCCGCCGGCACCAGGCGCCTGGTCGCCCTGCACGGCCGGATCGCCGACGTGGTCTGCCTGGGCTGTCGTCGTACGACACCCCGCGCCGCGCTGCAGGAGCGCCTCGAGGTGCTCAACCCCGGCTGGCTCGACGCGCACGACGCGGTGGCCAGCCGTCCTGACGGCGACGTCGAGCTCGAGGACACCGCCGGGTTCGTCGTCCCTGCCTGCGCGGAGTGCGGCGGCGTGCTGAAGCCGGACGTGGTGTTCTTCGGCGAGAACGTCCCTGCCCCGCGGGTCGAGCGCTGCTACGCGGCGGTCGAGGCGCTCGGCGCCGACGGCGCGCTCCTCGTCGTCGGCTCGAGCCTGACCGTCATGAGCGGCCTCCGCTTCGTCAAGCGCGCAGCCAGGCAGGGGACGCCCGTCGTGATCGTCAACCGTGGCACGACCCGCGGCGACGAGCTGGCGTCCCACCGTCTCGAGGCCGGGTGCAGCGAGTTCCTCGCAGGGCTCGCCGACATCAGGGTCGACCTGGCGGGGTGA
- a CDS encoding saccharopine dehydrogenase family protein: MTDRDYDIVLFGATGFTGGLTADYLAAHAPEGMRWAVAGRNRAKLDDVAARLGGDVGVLVADATDTAALTDIASRARVVATTVGPYLEHGEPLVAACAAAGTDYLDLTGEHEFVDRMYLAHHETAVASGARIVHACGFDSIPHDLGALYTVSQLPSDQPITLRGVVRSSATFSGGTFHSALNQMSRARQMKSVHAERRRAEGRPEGRSSRAVAGRPHRDPVLGYWLLPLPTVDPLVVARSGAALASYGPDFRYSHWAGTKTLHFAAGGALAAGALGVAAQVKPLRDLLGSRVPQGQGPSESRREKSWFTVDFVGEAGGQTVRTQVSGGDPGYTETAKMLAESALCLAYDANPPTAGQVTTAVAMGEALTNRLVKAGMRFETY; the protein is encoded by the coding sequence GTGACCGACCGTGATTACGACATCGTCCTGTTCGGCGCGACCGGCTTCACCGGTGGCCTGACCGCCGACTACCTGGCGGCACACGCGCCGGAGGGGATGCGCTGGGCCGTCGCCGGACGCAACCGGGCCAAGCTCGACGACGTGGCGGCACGTCTCGGGGGCGACGTAGGCGTCCTCGTCGCAGACGCCACCGACACCGCCGCCCTCACCGACATCGCCTCGCGTGCGCGGGTCGTGGCCACCACCGTCGGCCCCTACCTCGAGCACGGTGAGCCGCTCGTCGCGGCGTGCGCGGCGGCCGGCACCGACTACCTCGACCTCACCGGCGAGCACGAGTTCGTCGACCGGATGTACCTCGCGCACCACGAGACCGCCGTCGCGTCCGGAGCCCGGATCGTCCACGCGTGCGGCTTCGACTCGATCCCGCACGACCTCGGCGCCCTCTACACCGTGAGCCAGCTCCCCTCGGACCAGCCGATCACCCTGCGGGGGGTCGTGCGCTCGTCGGCCACCTTCTCGGGCGGCACCTTCCACTCAGCCCTCAACCAGATGTCGCGCGCGCGTCAGATGAAGTCCGTCCACGCCGAGCGGCGTCGCGCCGAGGGACGTCCCGAGGGCCGGTCGTCGCGGGCGGTGGCGGGCAGGCCCCACCGTGACCCTGTCCTGGGCTACTGGCTGCTTCCCCTGCCGACCGTCGACCCGCTCGTCGTGGCACGCAGCGGTGCCGCGCTGGCGTCGTACGGCCCCGACTTCCGTTACTCCCACTGGGCCGGCACCAAGACCCTGCACTTCGCCGCGGGTGGTGCGCTGGCGGCGGGAGCGCTCGGCGTGGCCGCGCAGGTCAAGCCACTGCGCGACCTCCTCGGCAGCCGGGTCCCCCAGGGGCAGGGACCCAGCGAGAGCCGGCGCGAGAAGTCCTGGTTCACCGTCGACTTCGTCGGTGAGGCCGGCGGGCAGACGGTGCGAACGCAGGTGAGCGGGGGAGACCCCGGCTACACCGAGACCGCCAAGATGCTCGCCGAGTCGGCCCTGTGCCTGGCGTACGACGCCAACCCGCCCACCGCGGGACAGGTCACTACCGCGGTCGCGATGGGGGAGGCCCTCACCAACCGCCTCGTCAAGGCCGGCATGCGCTTCGAGACCTACTGA
- a CDS encoding DUF2277 domain-containing protein yields MCRNIRPLSNFEPPATRDEVTAAALQYVRKVSGTTKPSQANQAAFDRAVAEIAHITEHLLDDWVTNAPPKDREVEAAKARARAQLRYGT; encoded by the coding sequence ATGTGCCGCAACATCCGCCCGCTCAGCAACTTCGAGCCGCCGGCGACCCGGGACGAGGTCACCGCCGCCGCGCTGCAGTACGTCCGCAAGGTCAGTGGGACGACCAAGCCGTCGCAGGCCAACCAGGCGGCCTTCGACCGCGCTGTCGCCGAGATCGCCCACATCACCGAGCACCTCCTCGACGACTGGGTGACCAACGCTCCGCCGAAGGACCGCGAGGTCGAGGCCGCCAAGGCCAGGGCTCGCGCGCAGCTGCGCTACGGCACGTGA
- a CDS encoding HNH endonuclease signature motif containing protein, producing the protein MTSTQPDSDLEVVDLADASVAGLLEEAAECESVMREAAVHQLRIAYEWAIAHPVVDAVETPHGPALPSVLETPETLGGAGTPAVAAFTAEPLAVACGIAPSSATALLADSLDLHHRLPVLWQQTQAGFVPAWKARRVAARTRDLSLDAALWVDRHTAGRVGSLGHAALDRLIAEASARVDGDSLAEKEKRARSQWDVQLKHRDPSEGGATSEIHAIGDTLDLTRFHDVVCAEAEALGSLGDDDSFEVRKAKALGVIADAQARLDLTSLLDDDTTTPEEQSELRRRLIERRDAKVRLYLHASLADVAAGWSGGPGGVGTVEGLGPVTLDQIKEWAGRSRLTIQPVLHVASEDTWSVDRHDPPPRMTEQAVLRDSTCVFPWCSHPSRHADLDHIEPYEDPDEGGPPREDGNGQTRPDNLAPLCRRHHRAKTAGRWSYQRTAPGTYLWTGPSGVTALVTPTGTLTLPTS; encoded by the coding sequence ATGACCAGCACCCAGCCGGACTCCGATCTCGAGGTCGTCGACCTCGCGGACGCGAGCGTGGCCGGCCTGCTGGAGGAGGCGGCCGAGTGCGAGTCGGTGATGCGCGAGGCGGCAGTCCACCAGCTGCGGATTGCCTACGAGTGGGCGATCGCACACCCGGTCGTCGACGCCGTCGAGACTCCTCATGGGCCTGCCCTGCCGTCGGTGCTGGAGACCCCCGAGACGCTTGGCGGGGCAGGGACGCCGGCGGTGGCGGCGTTCACCGCCGAGCCGTTGGCAGTCGCTTGTGGGATCGCCCCTTCGTCTGCGACGGCGCTGCTCGCGGATTCGCTGGACCTGCACCACCGGCTCCCGGTGCTGTGGCAGCAGACCCAGGCCGGATTCGTGCCTGCGTGGAAGGCCCGCCGGGTCGCGGCTCGCACCCGCGACCTGTCCCTCGACGCTGCCCTGTGGGTGGACCGGCACACCGCCGGCAGGGTCGGTTCCCTCGGGCATGCTGCCCTGGACCGGTTGATCGCCGAAGCTTCCGCCCGCGTCGACGGCGACAGCCTCGCCGAGAAGGAGAAGCGTGCGCGGTCGCAGTGGGACGTCCAGCTCAAGCACCGCGACCCGAGCGAGGGCGGCGCCACCTCAGAGATCCACGCGATCGGTGACACTCTCGACCTGACCCGGTTCCACGACGTCGTCTGCGCCGAAGCCGAAGCACTCGGTTCCCTCGGTGACGACGACAGCTTCGAGGTCCGCAAGGCCAAGGCCCTCGGTGTGATCGCCGACGCCCAGGCCCGCCTCGACCTCACCAGCCTCCTCGACGACGACACCACCACCCCGGAGGAGCAGTCCGAGCTGCGCCGCCGCCTCATCGAGCGGCGGGATGCGAAGGTCCGGCTCTACCTCCACGCCTCCCTCGCTGACGTCGCCGCAGGCTGGTCGGGCGGGCCTGGCGGGGTCGGCACCGTCGAAGGCCTCGGCCCGGTCACCCTCGACCAGATCAAGGAGTGGGCGGGCCGCTCCCGCCTCACCATCCAGCCCGTGCTTCACGTCGCGAGCGAGGACACCTGGTCCGTCGACCGTCACGACCCGCCGCCGCGGATGACCGAGCAAGCCGTTCTCCGAGACTCGACCTGCGTCTTCCCGTGGTGCTCCCACCCGTCACGGCACGCCGATCTCGACCACATCGAGCCCTACGAGGACCCCGACGAAGGTGGTCCTCCCCGAGAAGACGGCAACGGCCAGACGAGACCCGACAATCTCGCGCCGCTGTGTCGAAGACACCACCGCGCCAAGACAGCCGGGCGCTGGAGCTACCAACGCACCGCACCAGGCACCTACCTGTGGACCGGCCCCAGCGGAGTCACCGCGCTCGTCACCCCCACCGGCACGCTCACCCTGCCCACCAGCTGA
- a CDS encoding endonuclease/exonuclease/phosphatase family protein has translation MRILSVNAWGGAMFDALAAYLPDIDADVVALQEVTRTPGLRGWTRFEDRDRALPQRADLMTDVAGVLPDHEPWFTVSDTGPVVANGIAHRQQFGLALLTRRSWVRIASREAFVHGSYVDHHDEWPHSDRPRAAQVARLRGPDGRTVVVGHVHGLRDAAGKADTPARRAQAKRLAELVDSVREPGDTVVVCGDLNVLPDSETFTILSDLGLTDLVGSADTLTARYTKPVRHASYLLVSDPAAVRRFEIVTEPEVSDHRALLVDL, from the coding sequence GTGAGGATCCTGTCCGTCAACGCCTGGGGTGGCGCCATGTTCGACGCATTGGCGGCATACCTGCCGGACATCGACGCCGATGTGGTGGCCCTGCAAGAAGTCACCCGGACGCCGGGTCTGCGGGGATGGACCAGGTTCGAGGACCGCGACCGAGCCCTTCCGCAGCGCGCAGACCTGATGACGGACGTCGCCGGGGTGCTCCCGGACCACGAGCCGTGGTTCACCGTCTCGGACACTGGCCCGGTCGTCGCGAACGGCATCGCCCACCGCCAACAGTTCGGCCTCGCCCTCCTCACGCGGCGCTCGTGGGTGCGGATCGCGAGCCGCGAAGCGTTCGTGCACGGCAGCTACGTCGATCACCACGACGAGTGGCCGCACAGCGACCGTCCCCGCGCGGCACAGGTGGCAAGGCTGCGTGGACCCGACGGACGCACGGTCGTCGTCGGGCACGTGCACGGGCTCCGCGACGCGGCCGGCAAGGCAGACACCCCCGCCCGTCGGGCACAGGCCAAGCGGCTCGCCGAGCTCGTCGACTCGGTGCGCGAACCCGGTGACACCGTCGTCGTGTGCGGCGATCTGAACGTCCTGCCCGACAGCGAGACCTTCACGATCCTGAGCGACCTCGGCCTGACCGATCTCGTGGGCTCGGCCGACACGCTCACGGCGCGCTACACCAAGCCCGTGCGCCACGCGAGCTATCTGCTCGTCTCCGACCCGGCCGCAGTGCGCAGGTTCGAGATCGTCACCGAGCCCGAGGTCTCGGACCACAGGGCTCTGCTCGTCGACCTGTGA